GATGACCTTGCGCGAGGCGCTGGCCTTCTTGGTGTCGCGCGAGATCGCTCGCCGCGACGAGCGGCGCATCTCCATGTCGAGCAAGCTGGCGCAGTTCCCGTTCGTACGCGAACTGGACAGCTTCGACTTCGATGCTCAGCCATCGCTGGATCAGGGTCAGATCAGGGAACTGGCTACCTGTCGCTGGATCGCGCACGGCGACACAGTCCTGTTCCTCGGACCTCCAGGCACGGGCAAGACCCATCTGGCTGTCAGTCTCGGCCGCGAGGCGATCCGCCAGAATTACAACGTGCAGTTCGTCACGGCCGCCACGCTGGTCGCAATGCTGGCCAAGGCACACAGCGACGGCACGCTCGACAAACAGTTGACGATCCTGTCGCGACCGAAGCTGCTGATCATCGACGAACTGGGCTATCTGCCCTTCGAGGCCAATGCCGCCCATCTGTTCTTCCAACTGGTGTCGCGGCGCTACGAGAAGGGCTCGATTCTGATCACCTCCAACCGTTCGGTGGGAGAATGGGGCAATGTCTTCGGTGATCCTGTGGTCGCCACCGCCATTCTGGACCGCCTGCTGCACCATTCGACGGTGATCACCATCCGGGGCGACAGCTATCGCCTGCGCGAAAAACGCCGGTCCGGCCTTCTGCAGAAAACCGGATCGGCGCCAGAGACCAACGAAACCACGAACCAATGAAAGGGGGGTTAGTTCTTCAATTCGAGAAAGGGGTCAGTTCCTGGATTCGCTTGACACGTGTAAAGCCATCGGCGTTTGCCGGATGACGGTTCGTTACGAAAGCAGCCGTATCGACGACCATGACCTTCGGGAGCGAATGAAGGCATTGGCACATGAGCGCCGCCGCTTCGGTTATCGACGCCTTCATGTGCTGCTCAGGCGCGAGGGCCACCTTGTGAACCACAAGCGGCTCTTCCGGCTCTATCGGGAGGAGAAGCTGACGGTGCGCAAGCGCGGCGGCCGCAAGCGAGCGATCGGCACACGCGCACCGATGCTGATCCCGATGGCAGCCAATGATCGCTGGTCGCTGGACTTCGTGTCGGATCAACTCACCGATGGGCGCAGGTTCCGGGTTCTTACGGTCGTCGACGATTGCACCAGAGAATGCCTGGGGCTCATCGCCGATACATCGCTTTCCGGCTTGCGGGTTGCCCGTGAGCTTGACCGGATCATCGAGGAACGCGGCAAACCCAGGATGATCGTCAGTGACAACGTCCTAAGAGCGGAAGGAAATGGAGCAGACGGTCAAAGTCTCTCTGTTCGCCAGCATGCTCTCGCTGCGTGACGCTGGTCAAGTCGGATGGTCGAACCAGGCGGCTTCCACCGGCAAGGGAAAAGGTCTCGTCCATAGCAAACACAGGGTACGCGTGATGGCGGCCCTCACCGTCCTCAACACGAGCTTCTGATCCAGGTGGAAGACCCGAACATTATCTACAGGGTCATCGAACCGATGCCCTCACGGCCCTAGCTGACAGAGGTTCTTCCACCTGGCACCCGCCCCTCGACGAAGGGCCGGTAATCGGAACCGCTTTTGACGACGGCGTGCACGACGCGCGCCATCTTGGCGGTAATAGCGGTCATCGCCTTGCGGCGCAGATTGGGATTGTCGCGATCTCGTGCGATGTAGCGTTCGAACTTGTGCCGGAAGCCGTTCTCACGCTGGCGGATGGCAACCTGCCCGGCGATCCATAGGGTGCGGCGCAGCCTGGCATTGCCAAACTTCGAAAGCCGGGTCTGGCCGCGATATTGGCCGGACTGCTGGGTCGACAGATCCAGTCCGCAGAACTTGAGAAACTGGCGATGGTGGTGGAAGCGGCGAAGATCTCCGGCTTCGGCGATGATCGTCAGTGCATTGATCGGCCCGATGCCGGGGATTTGCCGCAGGAGCTGATAATCCTGGCTGTGCCGCAGCAGTTCGTCGGCCTGGGCTTCGATCGCATTGCGTTGCCGGATCAGGCTACGTGCTTCGGCAATGACCATCCGGAACATGCGAATGGCAGGAGCGTCAAGCGGCAACGGCAGTCCAATCGATGTACGCGCCGTCTGGTAAATATCCATGAGAATCTGCGTCTTGCTGACCTTGCGGCCGACGACATCCCAGGCTGCTTTGACGAACTCCTCCTTCGTCAGCGCCGTGATGCTTGCCGGCGTCGGAAAGGCATCGAGGAAGGCGAAGAACCAATCGCTGCGGCTGTTTCCCCGGAAGCGCTCGATCTCGGGAAAATACAGCGGCAGGTAATGCGTCAGGATGCGGTGCTGGATCTCGGTCTTGGCCCTGGCGATCGCCTCATGCGTCTTCGACAGTTCCTGCACGTCGTTGATGCCGACGCGCAGCGGATCGTGGTAGACCTGCGTCGCTCGGATCCTCAGCATGTGCAGGATCACCTGCGCATCCTTGGGATCGTTCTTGTCCCAGCTGTTGTGCAAGGCCTCCCGGGTCCGGGCGAGCGCCAGTGACGACACCAGCCGCACCTCGAAACCGGCCTCAGCCAGACGCCAGGCAATGGGCCGGTGATAGTTCCCCGTCGCCTCAAAGGCGCAGACCACTACGGATCGGCCATACGCCAGCAGAACATCGATCAGCCGGTCGTGCTCAGCACGGCTGTTGAGGACCGAAAGCCGACGGCGGCGCTTTTGCCCTGATGCTTCGATCAGAACCTCATTGCGCACCTTGGCAATGTCGATCGCTACCAGCACGGCATCGGCGGGTGTAGAATCTGCAACGGTCATGGTCGGTCTCTCCGGAATGGGTTGTGAACACTCACATTCTAGAGAAACCTTGACTGACCATGGCCACCTCGACCGGTGCGCGCCTGCAGCGAAAAGCTGCGCGCACCGTCGTCTCGGCGGCTCCCTCTCTTCCTTCCGTAGGTGCTATGGCAGCGAATTCACCAGCAACGCGATCCTGCAATGGACGGATCGGACCAAGGTGGATTGGCACTACATCGCACCCGGAAAACCCATCCAGAACGCTTTCATCGAAAGCTTCAATGGACGGCTGCGAGACGAATTCTTGAATGAAACCCTCTTCTCGTCACTGACCCATGCTCGCTCAGCGCTTTCAACCTGGCGCAGCGATTACAACGATCATCGACCACATTCTGGCCTCGGCTGGCTGACACCTGCCGAGTTCGCTCAGACTATCAACCCGCGACGGGTTGCGGTGCTGCGCAGCCGAAATGGCGAAGGGATGGACCAATCTACAAATCGCAGCCACGATGGGTATCTAGGAAATCACCGTCAGTTTAGGAGCCTCTACAACAAAATCGGCGTCCATAATCCGGCGGCCGCAGATGCTCTATCTCTGCCGGCATGGAACGCTATTTTTTTCAATTCTTCTGGATAAGGTCAGCGCTTGGGCGATCTCGATTCTTAACTGGAAGGCAGGTTAAACGAAAGATCGCGCTAGGAAAGCAGAATACACCTCCACCAATCCCGCGCCGGCATGCGAATGAGGGGCTGTCGCACTGTATTCATTGACGAGACTCCGCTGTGAGCGTTTTCAATGATTTAGTCGTGTACTTAAATTGAGAATTTGTATTTAAAATGAGATTCGCCCTTGGCTCACTGCACTTATTGTGAGATTTTGCCCGCCTAACGTTTGGCGTGAGTTCTTTGCAGGCTGCATGAGCGACGATACCGAGAGTTACGAGGAAATGGCGCGCTGGAATGAGGCGTGTCGGCGCGAAGAGGCTATCCGCGGCCTCTTGGAGCGCTATCCAAAAAGCCTGAACGGTCAGGCCGTAGCGGATCTGGCCTGGGAACTGGATCTCAGCCGGGCCACTCTCTACAGGATGATCAAGCTGTTTCGAGCAGGTGGCACTGTAAGTTCACTGATGGACCGAAAGCGCGGGCGGCGCCAAGGACATCGTGCGCTCGACAAAGATCGAGAAGCCGTTGTGCGTCGAACGATCGAAGGCTTTTATCTCAAACCGGAACGCCCATCCTTCGCCCGGTTGGTTCGCGAGGTCCAGATCGACTGCACCACGGCCGGTCTTGCTCCCCCAAATTGGCGCACCATCAAATCCCGCGTGGAAGAGATCGATCTGCAGGTGAGGGGGCGTAAGCGCGGCGAGAGCGAGGTCGTCAAAGCAACAACCGCTACGCCGGGAAGTTTTTCGGCGTCGCGGCCGCTTGAGCTCGTTCAAATCGACCATACCAAGGTCGACGTATTCGTGGTCGACGAAGACACGCGTCAGCCGCTCGGACGTCCGTGGCTAACACTGGCATTGGACATCTTTTCTCGGATGGTTGTGGGCTTCTATCTGACGATGGGGGCGCCCTCGCGATTGTCGACAAGCTTATGCATACTGCACTCGGTCTTCGACAAGACCGCGTGGTTGCAGGAGAGGGAGATCCATGAAGCTTGGCCAGTGGCCGGGCTTCCTGGCACGATCCATGTCGACAACGGCTCTGACTTCCGGAGTCGTGCATTCGAACGCGCTTGCCGGGACAATGGCATAAAGCTCGATTGGCGGCCGCCGGGAACTCCCCATTTCGGCGGCCACGTCGAACGGTTGATCGGTACGCAGATGGGCGCGGTTCACCTGCTGCCGGGATCGACCTCCAGCAGCATCGAGGAAAGGCGCGAGTATGATGCCAAATGCCATGCCGCACTGACACTGCGTGAGCTGGAGCGCTACATCGCACTCGAGATCGTCGGGCAGTACCATCATGCTATCCATGGCGCACTGCGTCGGCCGCCGATTGCGGTCTGGCGGCAGCATGAGAATGAGTTGGTGTTGCGTCTGCCGAAAGACCGTATGCAGTTCTGGATCTCGTTCCTGCCGGAGACAGAGAGAACGTTGCGACCGACCGGCATCCATCTCTTCCATATCCGCTACTGGTCGCCCGCTCTGTCCGCCGACCTTGGACGGACCAAAGCCCGCCTGATTGTGAAATACGACCCCCGCGATCTGTCGCGCGTTTTTGTCAGGCGTCCCTCAGGCAACTTTGTGGAGGCGCGCTATGCCGATGTGACGCTTGCGCCGATTACATTGTGGGAGGCTCAGGCTGCACGGCGCAAACTCAACGCTGAGGGCAAGCGCGAAATCGACATGCATGTCCTTGTTCGTACAGCGCTTGCCCAGCGAGAACTGATCCAGGAGGCGAAACTCAAGACACAGGGGCGGCAGCGGCTTCCGAAACCGAATGTGGATGACGATGAACTGGGCTCGCTTCGCGGCGTGGATTCAAGCAAACCTGTTGCCTCCGTCGAAGATCTGGATTGAGCCGTTGACCCTGGATAACATCCATCTGACGCAAGCGGCCAAAGACTTCCTCGGCGAGCCCGACATTCTACGCGTTCGCGCAATCAAGGCTCGCCGCTGGATATTCTATCCGCGCGCCAAGCAGGCGCTCGATCGCCTCAATTTGCTTCTCGATCACCCTCGCGGCACGCGCATGCCCTCGATCGCGATCTACGGCGACAGCGGCATGGGCAAGACGATGATCATGGAGAAATTCTGCGACAATAATCCGGCATCTTTTGATCCGACGACCGGCGTACAGACTATGCCGGTTCTGGCTATCGAAATGAGCGGCAAGCCGGGCGAGCGGCGTTTATATGCCGAAATTCTGGCTGCCCTTGGCGCACCACAGGCACCCCGCGCCGACATTGTACAGATGGAGCAGGCGGCGTTGCGACTTCTGAAAACGGTCGGCGTCCAGGTTCTGGTCATCGACGAAATACACAACATTCTCGCCGGCTCATACCGAGAACAGCGGGTCGTGCTGAACACGCTGCGGTTTCTGAGCAATCGGCTTCAGATCTCACTGGTGTGCTTCGGCGTTACCGAAGCCCGCGAGGCGATAAGCGGCGACGTTCAGCTTGCCCGCCGGTTCAGCGAGTTGACCTTGAACCGATGGGCGGCCAACGAACAGTTCGAAGCGCTGGTTTCGTCCATATTGAGGAATATGCCGCTCCGCCGACCGACAGTGCTGACGCCGAAATCTCTGCGCCGAATTCTGCAGATCAGCGGCGGCATCACTGCAAATATTTTCCAGGCGATTACGAGCCTAGCGGCCGATTCGATTGAGAGCGGCATCGAGCACATCACCGATGAAGCGGTGGAAAGCTGGTCGCCGCCAGTCGGCGCCGAAACAGCGTATGCATGAACCGAGAACTCGGCAGCACGAGCGCGCTTCCGGTCATTCTCAAACCTGTGCCGGATGAGCTCCTGTCGTCATGGATTGCGCGCCATGCCGGTTTCTATGGCGTCTCCCCGCTCACAATGCTTCGTCATGCCATTCCGGAAGCAAAATCTTTGCGGCTGACCGATACAAAGCTGGGGCCAACCGACGCCGGCCACATTGCGAGGCTGTTTCGAACCCACTCGTCTGCAATTTTGGCAATGACCACATCAGGCTTCCCAAGTTCAGCAGCACGGCTCGTCGCGCCATGCGCTATTCAAAGTTGCTTCGCCTGTGCCGAACAAAACAGAGGGCAGGGCGCAACAACTGCGGTGCAGCGAAGCTGGACCGAGGGTTGGCGGATAACCTGCCCTGTCTGCGGACAACGGCAACAAGACAAAAGAGACGCAGCCTCGGCGCTGACAAGCTCGTCACTGTCATTCGAGGGTCTCTGGGAAGATGCCCTTCACGGTGAACGGCTCATCGATCAGGCGCTGAGGGGATCAGCTGCCGGTTGGGCATCGCCGATCGATATCGTCCGATTGCTGCTCGTGCGGCGATGTCCGAAGCCCTTTCGCCATGAGGTATCGATAGATCACTCCACCGTCCTTGGCGCCGTCGTCCAAGGTTTCGATGAGCGTGTGGCCGAGCAGGGCCTCCCACGACCAACTATTGCAAGACCCATCTTGCCGATCGGCCTCCGCATAGCACTGCTCGCGGGTATCTCAATCGTCTATCAAGAAGGTCCGAAACTGGTTGCCGAACTCCAGCACCAAACGCTGGGCGCCCACTATACGCGGTTCGCTTCGATAGGCGCTGGTATGTCGGTTACGAGAAGCTCCCCACTGCAGTTGAATTGAGACTCAGTGGCATCGAATCTCACCATTAGGTGCAGCGATCGCAAGAAGCCGGCACAATCTCACATTTAAGCGCAGCGCGACAGCCGGCCTGTTGCGTGTCTCCTCGAGCAGAACGACGTGGAAACCGAAAGCGGTCACTACCGGCGTTTGCGTGAACTGACCGGGCTGAAGTTGCGCGGCGGCCGCCTCGACCTCGGGCATGACCTGTCCTTCTGCGATGAAGCCGAGATCGCCGCCTTTGACCTTGGAGACCTCGTCGACCGAGCGTTCTTGGGCGAGCTCGGCAAATGGCCGGCCCGACCTCAGCGCCTCGATCACCTCCAGCGCCTCGCCTTCGCTGCGAAGCAGGATGTGCCGCAGGCGGCGTTCCGGCACCGGCGGGATTTTCCCCACCTGTTCGTCATAGGCCGACTTCACAGCTTCATCCGTCACGGCCGCGGCGACACGCTGTTCCAGGAAAAGCGAGCGCAGCGTCTGCGCCTCGAAGAAGGCCAGCTGTCGCTTGTAGGCGTCCTGGTCCGCGACATTGGCCTTGCGCGCCGCCTCCGCAACGATCCTGAGCTCGATCAGCGCGTCCACGAGCACGGAGCGCTTGGCATCTTCAGGCATCTGGCCAAGCTGAGGAGCATACATCTCCTCGGCGATGGCGAGGTCCTCGACTGTTATGTCCTGACCGTTGACGCGGCCGACGACGTTCGCGTCCTGCGCTCGGACAACCGGTGCGAGCGATATGGAAGCGGAGAGGATTGCCGCACCGATTGCGAGGCGCGCCTTCCATCCGGCGATCATGATTTTTCCTGTCATGCGACGCTCCTATTGTTTCCCGGCCGCGGCGTTCAGCGAATCGATGATCGCGCTGAAGCGCTCGAGGCTGAGCGCACCCTTCTGCATCTCGCCGTTGATGAAAAAGGTCGGCGTCGAATCGACTCCGAAGGATTTACCCGCTTCCGCCACCGCGTTGACCTGTTCGAGGAGGGTCTGGTCCTGCAGGCACTTTTCGAAATCGGCGGTGCTCATGCCCGTCATGCCCATGACAGACTTCAGCGCTGCCGTTCCGTCGGCCACGCGCGCCCAGTTGTCCTGAGTCCGGTAGAGCAGGTCGATCGTCGGATACCATTTGTCGTCGCCGGCGCAGCGCGCCAGCATGAAACCGCCCGACGAGCGCGGGTCGAAGGGGAACTCCCGCATGATGAACCGGACCTGGCCGGTATCGACATACTTCTTCTTGAGTTCCGGCCACACAGTCACATGGAAAGTCCGGCAATGCGGGCAGGTCAGAGACGCGTACTCGATGATGGTGACGGGCGCATCGGCAAGCCCAAAGCTCTTTTCGGGCAGCGGTCCCGGCGCCAGAAGCGCTTCCGGCGTGGGCTGCGCTGCAAGCAGCACAGGATAGGCGGCGACCATGCCGAAGGCGGCGGTGCCGAGAATGAGGTTGCGACGCTTCATGTCGGGTCCTTTCGAAAGAACTGATGGTGCAACCTCCAGCTACTGGAGGTGCAAGATGCGTTCAGGCAATCGCTCGTGTGCCGCCGCGGACGATGATCGGGGTCGGCGTGGCGACACGGTCGTAGAGGTCGATGATGTCCTGGTTCATCAGCCGGACGCAGCCGCTGGAGACCGCGTTGCCGATGGTCCAGTATTCCGGCGTGCCGTGCAGCCGGTAGAGCGTGTCTTCACCGTTCTGGAAAATGTAGAGCGCTCGCGCTCCGAGCGGATTGTCGAGCCCGGGCGGCTGGCCGCCATTGTCGGCGCTCCACTTTTCAAGTTCGGGCTGGCGCGCGATCATTTCGGCCGGGGGCGTCCACTTCGGCCATCGCTGCTTCCACTGGATCACGCCTTCGCCTGACCAGGTGAAACCCTGCCGGCCGAGACCCACCCCGTATCGCATCGCCTTGCCGCCGGGCCTGACGAGGTAGAGGTAGTAGGATCGCGTATCGACGACCACTGTGCCGGGACGTTCGCCGGTCGGATCGTCGACGAGCTGCCTGTAGAAGCGCCTGTCGACCTTGGTCAGGTCGACCGCCGGGATCGGAAAGTCCTCCTCCGGCATCGCCCGGTACATGGATGCGTATGAAGGGTCGGTGGCGGGCTTGTCAGGCTCGGGGTCCGTGGACTGGTTGCTGGTGGTCGAGCATCCGGGCAGGATCAGCCCGCCGGCGGCTGCCGCACCGACGCTCAGGAATTGTCTGCGGGAAAAAGGTGTTGGGACGTCTCTGAATGTCACTGTTACGCTCACAAATAGGTCGTCGGGAATCCAGCGCTTGCGGGACTAGCGATGCCGGGGAAAAGAAACGACCATCGGAGCGCATCATGCGGCGGGGCATTCCCGGCCCCATGGCGCAACCGATCGTTCTTGATGCGAGACGCTATCGGGGAGGGGGGACGACCTGGGAGACAAGTCCGGAAAGAATGGGGCGCGCGTACCTTTCCGGGGGCGAACGGTGCGCCTCACGGAGTACCGGAGCGTGCCAGGCGGCAAGCCAGCTGCAGCTGTCATGGCATTTCGTCGCCGCGTCGGGAGACATAGGCGCGGTCTCGTCCTCAGCGGTGCCTATCGCATCATCCGGCAGAACGGTCACGATCGTAGACGGTTCGTCGATGGCGGCGGCGGACGGCAGCGCGGCATGCAGGCTGACGAAACAGAACAGGAGAAGAGCGAGCAGCGTTCGGGCCATCGCGTCACTCGTCCGGGGAGTGTGGATCGGCCAAGGCCGCGTCGGGACG
This region of Mesorhizobium australicum genomic DNA includes:
- a CDS encoding TniQ family protein, whose amino-acid sequence is MNRELGSTSALPVILKPVPDELLSSWIARHAGFYGVSPLTMLRHAIPEAKSLRLTDTKLGPTDAGHIARLFRTHSSAILAMTTSGFPSSAARLVAPCAIQSCFACAEQNRGQGATTAVQRSWTEGWRITCPVCGQRQQDKRDAASALTSSSLSFEGLWEDALHGERLIDQALRGSAAGWASPIDIVRLLLVRRCPKPFRHEVSIDHSTVLGAVVQGFDERVAEQGLPRPTIARPILPIGLRIALLAGISIVYQEGPKLVAELQHQTLGAHYTRFASIGAGMSVTRSSPLQLN
- a CDS encoding TniB family NTP-binding protein, coding for MTLDNIHLTQAAKDFLGEPDILRVRAIKARRWIFYPRAKQALDRLNLLLDHPRGTRMPSIAIYGDSGMGKTMIMEKFCDNNPASFDPTTGVQTMPVLAIEMSGKPGERRLYAEILAALGAPQAPRADIVQMEQAALRLLKTVGVQVLVIDEIHNILAGSYREQRVVLNTLRFLSNRLQISLVCFGVTEAREAISGDVQLARRFSELTLNRWAANEQFEALVSSILRNMPLRRPTVLTPKSLRRILQISGGITANIFQAITSLAADSIESGIEHITDEAVESWSPPVGAETAYA
- a CDS encoding DsbA family protein, yielding MKRRNLILGTAAFGMVAAYPVLLAAQPTPEALLAPGPLPEKSFGLADAPVTIIEYASLTCPHCRTFHVTVWPELKKKYVDTGQVRFIMREFPFDPRSSGGFMLARCAGDDKWYPTIDLLYRTQDNWARVADGTAALKSVMGMTGMSTADFEKCLQDQTLLEQVNAVAEAGKSFGVDSTPTFFINGEMQKGALSLERFSAIIDSLNAAAGKQ
- the istB gene encoding IS21-like element ISSme2 family helper ATPase IstB — translated: MTTVDHDLLIATLDRLKLTAIRDQLDTLLDEAARSKMTLREALAFLVSREIARRDERRISMSSKLAQFPFVRELDSFDFDAQPSLDQGQIRELATCRWIAHGDTVLFLGPPGTGKTHLAVSLGREAIRQNYNVQFVTAATLVAMLAKAHSDGTLDKQLTILSRPKLLIIDELGYLPFEANAAHLFFQLVSRRYEKGSILITSNRSVGEWGNVFGDPVVATAILDRLLHHSTVITIRGDSYRLREKRRSGLLQKTGSAPETNETTNQ
- a CDS encoding Mu transposase C-terminal domain-containing protein produces the protein MSDDTESYEEMARWNEACRREEAIRGLLERYPKSLNGQAVADLAWELDLSRATLYRMIKLFRAGGTVSSLMDRKRGRRQGHRALDKDREAVVRRTIEGFYLKPERPSFARLVREVQIDCTTAGLAPPNWRTIKSRVEEIDLQVRGRKRGESEVVKATTATPGSFSASRPLELVQIDHTKVDVFVVDEDTRQPLGRPWLTLALDIFSRMVVGFYLTMGAPSRLSTSLCILHSVFDKTAWLQEREIHEAWPVAGLPGTIHVDNGSDFRSRAFERACRDNGIKLDWRPPGTPHFGGHVERLIGTQMGAVHLLPGSTSSSIEERREYDAKCHAALTLRELERYIALEIVGQYHHAIHGALRRPPIAVWRQHENELVLRLPKDRMQFWISFLPETERTLRPTGIHLFHIRYWSPALSADLGRTKARLIVKYDPRDLSRVFVRRPSGNFVEARYADVTLAPITLWEAQAARRKLNAEGKREIDMHVLVRTALAQRELIQEAKLKTQGRQRLPKPNVDDDELGSLRGVDSSKPVASVEDLD
- a CDS encoding L,D-transpeptidase family protein; translated protein: MTFRDVPTPFSRRQFLSVGAAAAGGLILPGCSTTSNQSTDPEPDKPATDPSYASMYRAMPEEDFPIPAVDLTKVDRRFYRQLVDDPTGERPGTVVVDTRSYYLYLVRPGGKAMRYGVGLGRQGFTWSGEGVIQWKQRWPKWTPPAEMIARQPELEKWSADNGGQPPGLDNPLGARALYIFQNGEDTLYRLHGTPEYWTIGNAVSSGCVRLMNQDIIDLYDRVATPTPIIVRGGTRAIA
- a CDS encoding foldase protein PrsA, with protein sequence MTGKIMIAGWKARLAIGAAILSASISLAPVVRAQDANVVGRVNGQDITVEDLAIAEEMYAPQLGQMPEDAKRSVLVDALIELRIVAEAARKANVADQDAYKRQLAFFEAQTLRSLFLEQRVAAAVTDEAVKSAYDEQVGKIPPVPERRLRHILLRSEGEALEVIEALRSGRPFAELAQERSVDEVSKVKGGDLGFIAEGQVMPEVEAAAAQLQPGQFTQTPVVTAFGFHVVLLEETRNRPAVALRLNVRLCRLLAIAAPNGEIRCH